A stretch of Cupriavidus necator DNA encodes these proteins:
- a CDS encoding Bug family tripartite tricarboxylate transporter substrate binding protein: MKSWLRRFGIGLGCGLCLAATPALADTYPSKPIRLIVPFPASGATDLLARAIAQKVGANLGQQIVVDNRPGAGGAIGSDMAAKAAPDGYTLLIATTSTHSIGPYINTRLPYNTETDFTPVSQVAIATNLLVVPNSLPAKNVRELIDYAKKHPGELNYASSGNGTVVHLTAEAFKAQAGVFITHIPYRGTALAVPDLISGKVQVLFDSIVSGLPHVKDGKLKALAVTSAKRSPLAPEIPTASESGLPGFESDTWFGIYGPKGLPADIVNRLNAEFNKAIQSPEVKERLGKLGAEPVGGTPAQFAAMVKKDSARWGKLIKDRKITAE, translated from the coding sequence ATGAAATCCTGGCTGCGCCGCTTCGGCATCGGCCTTGGCTGCGGGCTTTGCCTGGCCGCCACGCCCGCACTGGCCGATACCTATCCCAGCAAGCCGATCCGCCTGATCGTGCCCTTCCCGGCCAGCGGCGCGACCGACCTGCTGGCACGCGCCATCGCGCAGAAGGTGGGCGCCAACCTGGGCCAGCAGATCGTGGTCGACAACCGCCCCGGCGCCGGCGGCGCGATCGGCTCGGACATGGCCGCCAAGGCCGCTCCCGATGGCTATACGCTGCTGATCGCCACCACCAGCACGCACTCGATCGGGCCGTATATCAACACCCGCCTGCCATACAACACCGAGACCGACTTCACCCCGGTCAGCCAGGTCGCGATCGCCACCAACCTGCTGGTGGTGCCGAACAGCCTGCCGGCGAAAAACGTGCGCGAGCTGATCGACTACGCCAAGAAGCATCCCGGCGAGCTGAACTACGCCTCCAGCGGCAACGGCACCGTGGTGCACCTGACCGCCGAGGCCTTCAAGGCGCAGGCGGGCGTGTTCATCACCCACATCCCCTACCGCGGCACCGCGCTGGCCGTGCCGGACCTGATCTCGGGCAAGGTGCAGGTGCTGTTCGACAGCATCGTGTCGGGCCTGCCGCATGTGAAGGACGGCAAGCTCAAGGCACTGGCAGTGACCAGCGCCAAGCGCTCGCCGCTGGCACCGGAAATCCCCACCGCGAGTGAGTCGGGCCTGCCCGGCTTCGAGTCCGACACCTGGTTCGGCATCTATGGCCCCAAGGGCCTGCCGGCGGATATCGTCAACCGCCTGAATGCCGAGTTCAACAAGGCCATCCAGTCGCCCGAGGTCAAGGAACGCCTGGGCAAGCTGGGCGCCGAGCCGGTCGGCGGCACGCCGGCGCAGTTCGCCGCGATGGTGAAGAAGGACAGCGCGCGCTGGGGCAAGCTGATCAAGGATCGCAAGATCACGGCAGAATAA
- a CDS encoding LysR substrate-binding domain-containing protein — MSTVRFLRTFVAVAEHGSFAAAAGQVALTQAAVSLQMRALETELRRELFDRNGRVAVLNADGRALLPQARRMLALYEEMRLPLASDEAMAGAVAVGAVVSVMGGLSHAVAHMKRTYPALDVRLVGAKSIELAAQVEAGELDAAILVEGAARVPGTLRWTPLYQEPLVAIAARGSPGRDAREALATNPYLRFDRSQRTGVLVERALRRAHLKVNEFLELNAIEALVELVRQEVGVTVVPLLRRARWRDDEALRILPLLVNGEPVMRHIGMLERRDHGRGKVTAAVRAACSELFGA, encoded by the coding sequence ATGAGCACTGTCCGCTTCCTCCGTACCTTCGTTGCCGTGGCCGAGCACGGCTCCTTTGCCGCCGCTGCCGGCCAGGTGGCGCTGACCCAGGCCGCCGTCAGCCTGCAGATGCGCGCGCTGGAGACCGAATTGCGCCGCGAGCTGTTCGACCGCAACGGCCGCGTGGCCGTGCTCAATGCCGACGGCCGCGCGCTGCTGCCGCAGGCGCGGCGCATGCTGGCGCTGTATGAAGAGATGCGCCTGCCGCTGGCCTCGGACGAAGCCATGGCGGGTGCGGTGGCGGTGGGTGCGGTGGTGTCGGTGATGGGAGGGCTGTCACATGCGGTGGCGCATATGAAGCGCACTTATCCTGCGCTCGACGTGCGCCTGGTCGGCGCCAAGTCGATCGAGCTGGCGGCGCAGGTCGAGGCCGGCGAGCTGGATGCCGCCATCCTGGTCGAGGGCGCCGCGCGCGTGCCCGGCACGCTGCGCTGGACGCCGCTGTACCAGGAGCCGCTGGTGGCGATCGCGGCACGCGGCAGCCCGGGCCGCGACGCACGCGAGGCGCTCGCCACCAATCCCTACCTGCGCTTCGACCGCAGCCAGCGCACCGGCGTGCTGGTCGAGCGCGCGCTGCGCCGCGCGCACCTGAAGGTCAACGAGTTCCTGGAGCTGAACGCGATCGAGGCGCTGGTGGAACTGGTGCGGCAGGAGGTCGGCGTGACCGTGGTGCCGCTGCTGCGCCGCGCGCGCTGGCGCGACGACGAGGCGCTGCGCATCCTGCCGCTGCTGGTCAACGGCGAGCCGGTGATGCGTCACATCGGCATGCTGGAACGGCGCGACCACGGGCGCGGGAAGGTGACCGCGGCAGTACGGGCGGCCTGCAGCGAGCTGTTCGGCGCCTAG
- the katG gene encoding catalase/peroxidase HPI, with translation MSNETKCPFSHAAGGGTTNRDWWPNQLRLDLLSQHSSKSNPLGGDFNYAKAFKSLDFAAVKKDLAALMTDSQDWWPADFGHYGPLFIRMAWHSAGTYRIGDGRGGAGRGQQRFAPLNSWPDNASLDKARRLLWPIKQKYGQKISWADLMILAGNVALETMGFKTFGFGGGREDTWEPDADVSWGKEKTWLGGDLRYGKGAAGKDEGVVVADEALHGTETSRTDSGRNLENPLAAVQMGLIYVNPEGPDGNPDPLAAAHDIRESFGRMAMDDEETVALIAGGHAFGKTHGAGPADNIGPEPEGADLERQGLGWASTFGTGKGADTITSGLEVTWSNTPTKWGNSYLENLFGHEWELTKSPAGANQWVAKDAAETIPHAYDPAKKLRPTMLTTDLSLRFDPAYEKISRRFLEHPDQLADAFARAWFKLIHRDMGPRARYLGPEVPAEELLWQDPIPAVDHPLVNEQDVAALKQKILASGLPVSQLVQTAWASASTFRGSDKRGGANGARIRLAPQKDWAANEPEQLAKVLKVLEGIQAEFNGAQSGGKKISLADLIVLAGGAGIEQAAQKAGHRVTVPFTPGRMDASQEQTDVQSVGALEPIADGFRNFLKGKYNIRAEDLLIDKAQLLTLTAPEMTVLIGGLRVLNVHTGQDAHGVFTDRPETLSNDFFRNLLDMRTEWKPLSEARDVFEGRDAKTGAKKWTGTRVDLVFGSNSQLRALCEVYASEDGQEKFVRDFVAAWAKVMNLDRFDVA, from the coding sequence ATGTCTAACGAAACAAAGTGTCCGTTCAGCCATGCCGCCGGCGGCGGCACGACGAATCGTGACTGGTGGCCGAATCAACTGCGTCTGGACCTGCTGAGCCAGCATTCCAGCAAGTCCAACCCGTTGGGCGGCGACTTCAACTATGCCAAGGCCTTCAAGAGTCTCGACTTCGCAGCAGTGAAGAAGGACCTGGCCGCGCTGATGACTGACTCGCAGGACTGGTGGCCGGCGGACTTCGGCCACTACGGCCCGCTGTTTATCCGCATGGCCTGGCACAGCGCGGGCACATACCGCATTGGCGATGGCCGCGGTGGTGCAGGGCGCGGCCAGCAGCGTTTCGCACCGCTCAACAGCTGGCCGGACAACGCCAGCCTGGACAAGGCGCGCCGACTGCTATGGCCGATCAAGCAGAAGTACGGCCAGAAGATCTCCTGGGCCGACCTGATGATCCTGGCCGGCAACGTCGCGCTCGAGACCATGGGCTTCAAGACGTTCGGCTTCGGCGGTGGCCGGGAAGACACCTGGGAACCGGATGCGGATGTTTCCTGGGGCAAGGAAAAGACCTGGCTGGGCGGTGACCTGCGTTATGGCAAGGGTGCTGCCGGCAAGGATGAAGGCGTGGTCGTGGCCGACGAGGCGTTGCATGGCACCGAGACCAGCCGCACCGACTCCGGGCGCAACCTGGAGAACCCGCTGGCCGCCGTGCAGATGGGCCTGATCTACGTGAACCCGGAAGGCCCCGACGGCAATCCGGACCCGCTTGCCGCGGCCCACGACATCCGCGAATCGTTCGGGCGCATGGCCATGGACGACGAGGAGACCGTCGCGCTGATCGCCGGCGGGCATGCCTTCGGCAAGACCCACGGTGCCGGTCCCGCGGACAACATCGGGCCCGAGCCCGAGGGCGCCGATCTCGAACGCCAGGGCCTGGGATGGGCGAGCACCTTTGGCACCGGCAAGGGCGCCGACACCATCACCAGCGGCCTGGAGGTGACCTGGAGCAATACACCGACGAAGTGGGGCAATAGCTATCTGGAGAACCTGTTTGGCCACGAATGGGAGCTGACCAAGAGCCCCGCCGGTGCCAACCAGTGGGTTGCCAAGGATGCCGCGGAAACCATCCCGCACGCTTACGATCCTGCGAAGAAGCTGCGGCCGACGATGCTGACCACGGATCTGTCGCTGCGTTTCGACCCGGCCTACGAGAAGATCTCGCGGCGCTTCCTGGAGCATCCTGACCAGCTCGCCGATGCCTTTGCCCGCGCCTGGTTCAAGCTGATCCACCGTGACATGGGCCCGCGCGCCCGCTACCTCGGACCGGAAGTGCCGGCCGAAGAGCTGCTCTGGCAGGATCCGATCCCGGCGGTCGATCATCCGCTGGTCAACGAGCAGGACGTCGCCGCGCTCAAGCAGAAGATCCTGGCGTCAGGGCTGCCGGTCTCGCAACTGGTGCAGACCGCCTGGGCCTCGGCATCCACCTTCCGCGGCTCGGACAAGCGCGGCGGCGCCAATGGCGCGCGTATCCGCCTGGCCCCGCAGAAGGACTGGGCAGCCAATGAACCCGAGCAACTGGCGAAGGTGCTGAAGGTGCTCGAAGGGATCCAGGCCGAGTTCAACGGCGCACAGTCCGGCGGCAAGAAGATCTCGCTTGCCGACCTGATCGTGCTGGCCGGTGGCGCGGGGATCGAGCAGGCGGCGCAGAAGGCCGGCCATCGGGTGACCGTGCCGTTTACGCCGGGCCGCATGGACGCCTCGCAGGAACAGACCGACGTGCAATCCGTCGGGGCGCTCGAGCCGATTGCAGATGGCTTCCGCAACTTCCTGAAGGGGAAGTACAACATCCGGGCGGAGGACCTGCTGATCGACAAGGCGCAATTGCTGACCCTGACTGCTCCCGAGATGACGGTGCTCATTGGCGGACTGCGCGTCCTGAACGTGCATACCGGGCAGGATGCGCACGGCGTCTTCACCGACCGTCCGGAAACGCTGAGCAACGATTTCTTCCGCAACCTGCTCGACATGCGTACGGAATGGAAGCCGCTCTCGGAGGCCCGGGACGTGTTCGAGGGGCGTGACGCCAAGACCGGTGCGAAGAAGTGGACCGGCACCCGCGTCGACCTGGTGTTTGGTTCGAATTCCCAGCTCCGGGCCCTTTGCGAGGTCTACGCAAGCGAGGACGGACAGGAGAAGTTTGTCCGTGACTTCGTCGCCGCCTGGGCCAAGGTGATGAACCTCGACCGGTTCGACGTTGCCTGA
- a CDS encoding aminoacyl-tRNA deacylase: MTMSTTLARCLSKKQSQFDTVRHPYSLSSMATAQAAHIPGDRLAKTVLLEDSSGYVAAVIPSTHHLKLSEICEQTGRKLSLAHEDGVREVFRDCDHGALPPVGMAYGTQTWLDDSLLTHPDVYFEAGDHQELVHMSTGQFLDLMADARRGHFAHRIM; encoded by the coding sequence ATGACCATGTCTACCACGCTGGCGAGATGCCTGAGCAAGAAGCAAAGCCAGTTCGACACCGTCCGGCACCCCTACAGCCTCAGCAGCATGGCCACTGCGCAGGCCGCACACATTCCCGGAGACCGACTGGCCAAGACCGTCCTGCTGGAAGACAGCAGCGGCTACGTCGCTGCCGTGATTCCTTCGACTCACCACCTGAAACTGTCGGAGATCTGCGAGCAGACCGGCCGCAAGCTGTCGCTGGCGCATGAGGATGGCGTGCGCGAAGTGTTCCGCGACTGCGACCACGGCGCGCTCCCGCCGGTCGGCATGGCGTACGGCACGCAGACCTGGCTCGACGACAGCCTGCTGACGCATCCCGACGTCTACTTCGAGGCGGGCGACCACCAGGAACTGGTGCACATGAGCACCGGGCAGTTCCTCGACCTGATGGCCGATGCGCGGCGCGGGCATTTTGCGCACAGGATCATGTAG
- a CDS encoding tripartite tricarboxylate transporter permease has protein sequence MELLANLGLGFSTALTFQNLAYAFLGCVLGTLIGVLPGLGPLATIAMLLPVTYTLPPVAALIMLAGIYYGAQYGGSTTAILVNLPGESSSVVTTIDGYQMARRGRAGVALATAGLGSFFAGCVATMILAAFAAPLSELAFKFGPAEYFSLMVLGLIGAVVLASGSLVKAIAMIVLGLLLGLVGTDVNSGAARFSFDVPELTDGLNFVSVAMGIFGFAEIIANLEQKEHRETFTDHITNLFPTKEDFKRMIPAVLRGTLLGSALGILPGGGASLASFAAYSLEKKTSRYPQEFGKGAIEGVAGPESANNAASQTSFIPLLTLGIPPNAVMALMVGAMTIHNIQPGPQVMTSNPALFWGLIASMWIGNLMLIVLNLPLIGIWVKLLKVPYRYLYPAILTFCCIGVYSVQNTTFDVFQTAAFGVVGYLFIKLKCEPAPLLLGFVLGPMMEENFRRSLLLSRGDFSVFVTRPLSLGLLIAAGVLVLIVAMPSIKAKREEAFQEE, from the coding sequence ATGGAACTACTCGCCAACCTGGGTCTGGGCTTCTCCACCGCCCTGACCTTCCAGAACCTCGCGTACGCCTTCCTGGGCTGCGTGCTGGGAACCCTGATCGGCGTGCTGCCGGGCCTGGGGCCGCTGGCCACCATCGCCATGCTGCTGCCGGTGACCTACACGCTGCCCCCGGTGGCCGCGCTGATCATGCTGGCCGGTATCTACTACGGCGCCCAGTACGGCGGTTCGACCACCGCCATCCTGGTGAACCTGCCTGGTGAATCATCCTCGGTGGTGACAACCATCGACGGCTACCAGATGGCAAGGCGAGGACGAGCGGGGGTGGCGCTGGCCACAGCCGGGCTGGGCTCGTTCTTCGCCGGCTGCGTCGCCACCATGATCCTGGCCGCCTTTGCCGCGCCGCTGTCGGAACTGGCGTTCAAGTTCGGCCCCGCCGAATACTTCTCGCTGATGGTGCTGGGCCTGATCGGCGCCGTGGTGCTGGCTTCGGGTTCGCTGGTCAAGGCCATCGCCATGATCGTGCTGGGCCTGCTGCTGGGCCTGGTCGGCACCGACGTGAACTCGGGCGCCGCGCGCTTCTCGTTCGACGTGCCGGAACTGACCGATGGCCTGAACTTCGTCTCGGTGGCAATGGGTATCTTCGGCTTTGCTGAAATCATCGCCAACCTGGAGCAGAAGGAACACCGCGAAACCTTTACCGACCACATCACCAACCTGTTCCCGACCAAGGAAGACTTCAAGCGCATGATCCCGGCGGTGTTGCGTGGCACGCTGCTGGGCTCGGCACTGGGCATCCTGCCGGGCGGCGGTGCATCGCTGGCTTCGTTTGCTGCCTACTCGCTGGAGAAGAAGACTTCCAGGTATCCGCAGGAATTCGGCAAGGGTGCGATCGAAGGCGTGGCGGGTCCGGAATCGGCCAACAATGCGGCTTCGCAGACCTCCTTCATCCCGCTGCTGACGCTGGGCATTCCGCCCAACGCGGTGATGGCGCTGATGGTGGGTGCGATGACCATCCACAACATCCAGCCCGGCCCGCAGGTGATGACCAGCAACCCGGCGCTGTTCTGGGGCCTGATCGCCTCGATGTGGATCGGCAACCTGATGCTGATCGTGCTGAACTTGCCGCTGATCGGCATCTGGGTGAAGCTGCTGAAGGTGCCTTACCGCTACCTGTACCCGGCCATCCTGACGTTCTGCTGCATCGGCGTGTACTCGGTCCAGAACACCACCTTCGACGTGTTCCAGACCGCGGCCTTCGGCGTGGTGGGCTACCTGTTCATCAAGCTCAAGTGCGAACCCGCGCCGCTGCTGCTCGGCTTCGTGCTGGGGCCGATGATGGAAGAGAACTTCCGCCGCTCGCTGCTGCTGTCGCGTGGTGACTTCAGCGTGTTCGTGACGCGCCCGCTGTCGCTGGGCCTGCTGATCGCCGCTGGCGTGCTGGTGCTGATCGTGGCGATGCCGTCGATCAAGGCCAAGCGCGAGGAAGCGTTCCAGGAAGAATAA
- a CDS encoding tripartite tricarboxylate transporter TctB family protein, giving the protein MRIRSQKDFASGLMFILVGFGFSWVARGYSMGTAAKMGPGYFPFWLGIVLALLGVLVLWGSLSSKSEEDNLARWDIKTLLWILGSVVLFGLLLKPLGMVLSVLVLVLVSSMASHEFSWKGAILNAIILVLISLGAFVYGINLQMPVWPAFLAS; this is encoded by the coding sequence TTGCGCATACGTAGCCAAAAGGACTTCGCCTCCGGCCTGATGTTCATCCTGGTCGGATTCGGCTTTTCCTGGGTCGCGCGCGGTTATTCCATGGGAACCGCCGCAAAAATGGGACCGGGATACTTCCCGTTCTGGCTCGGCATCGTGCTCGCCCTGCTGGGCGTGCTGGTGCTGTGGGGCTCGTTGTCTTCCAAGTCGGAAGAAGACAACCTGGCCCGCTGGGACATCAAGACGCTCTTGTGGATCCTCGGTTCGGTGGTGCTGTTCGGCCTGCTGCTCAAGCCGCTGGGCATGGTGCTGTCGGTGCTGGTGCTGGTGCTGGTGTCGTCGATGGCCAGCCATGAATTCAGCTGGAAGGGTGCCATCCTCAACGCCATCATCCTGGTGCTGATCAGCCTGGGCGCGTTCGTGTACGGCATCAACCTGCAGATGCCGGTGTGGCCGGCTTTCCTGGCAAGCTAA
- a CDS encoding potassium/proton antiporter: MESIDHIILIGAVVMSLGIVLGAFSARLGVPFLLVFLAVGMLAGVDGPGGIRFSDTWLSFLVGNLALAVILLDGGLRTRFATFRVALKPSLSLATVGVLVTAALVGVFAAWLLGIDWRLGLLLGAIVGSTDAAAVFSMLNSSGIRLKERVASVLEIESGINDPMAIFLTLTLIEWLTAPDGLTPLGLVTRLLVQFGVGGVLGLALGYCLARVLERIRVAEGLQAILLCSGGAMVFALVQSAGGSGFLAVYLTGMLIGNRERAVTPDTMRAMDGMAWLAQSAMFLLLGLLVSPHRIWEVAGPAVAVAAFLMLVARPVAVWLALLPFRFNARETGFIAWMGLRGAVPIVLALFPLLREVPQSGLLFRIAFAVVLASLLFQGTTVSVAARLARVRRPGYPEPLARSRLRGTRAPILEVMQFEVGPNAPVENVRADQLELPPRCRLLTVARDDALAALDQTVLRAGDSVSVLAPVTTLPMLSALFQAPGRAPTWEQASHDFLLSGDALLRDVAALYGTRALTPEEEPLTLESAMQRAFTSPPVEGDSVAIAGLPLTVTRMEGAQILQVGLLLPRLDGDSGGRLWPRRRKEGAERGGEGAEAE; this comes from the coding sequence TTGGAGAGCATTGACCACATCATTCTGATCGGCGCCGTCGTGATGTCGCTGGGCATCGTGCTGGGGGCTTTCTCGGCACGCCTGGGCGTGCCGTTCCTGCTGGTCTTCCTGGCCGTGGGCATGCTGGCCGGCGTGGACGGGCCGGGCGGCATCCGTTTCTCCGATACCTGGCTCAGCTTCCTGGTCGGCAACCTGGCGCTGGCGGTGATCCTGCTCGATGGCGGGCTGCGCACGCGCTTTGCCACCTTCCGGGTGGCGCTGAAGCCTTCGCTGTCGCTGGCGACCGTGGGGGTGCTGGTGACGGCAGCGCTGGTCGGCGTGTTCGCCGCGTGGCTGCTGGGCATCGACTGGAGGCTCGGGCTGCTGCTTGGTGCCATCGTCGGCTCGACCGACGCGGCCGCGGTGTTCTCGATGCTCAATAGCAGCGGCATCCGGCTGAAGGAGCGGGTGGCGAGCGTGCTCGAGATCGAGTCCGGCATCAACGACCCGATGGCGATCTTCCTGACCCTGACGCTGATCGAATGGCTGACCGCGCCTGACGGCCTGACGCCGCTGGGCCTGGTCACGCGGCTGCTGGTGCAGTTCGGCGTGGGCGGCGTGCTCGGCCTGGCGCTCGGCTATTGCCTGGCCCGCGTGCTGGAGCGCATCCGCGTGGCCGAAGGGCTGCAGGCGATCCTGCTGTGCTCGGGCGGCGCCATGGTGTTCGCGCTGGTGCAGAGCGCCGGCGGCAGCGGTTTCCTGGCGGTGTACCTGACCGGCATGCTGATCGGTAACCGCGAGCGCGCGGTGACGCCGGACACCATGCGCGCCATGGACGGCATGGCCTGGCTGGCGCAGTCGGCCATGTTCCTGCTGCTGGGCCTGCTGGTGTCGCCGCACCGGATCTGGGAGGTGGCCGGTCCGGCGGTGGCGGTGGCGGCCTTCCTGATGCTGGTGGCGCGGCCGGTGGCGGTGTGGCTGGCGCTGCTGCCGTTCCGCTTCAATGCGCGCGAGACCGGCTTTATCGCCTGGATGGGCCTGCGCGGCGCGGTGCCGATCGTACTGGCGCTGTTTCCGCTGCTGCGCGAGGTGCCGCAATCGGGGCTGCTGTTCCGGATCGCCTTTGCCGTGGTGCTGGCCAGCCTGCTGTTCCAGGGCACCACGGTGTCGGTGGCGGCGCGCCTGGCGCGCGTGCGGCGCCCCGGCTACCCCGAGCCGCTGGCGCGTTCGCGCCTGCGCGGCACGCGCGCGCCGATCCTGGAGGTGATGCAGTTCGAGGTGGGGCCCAATGCGCCCGTGGAGAACGTGCGCGCCGACCAGCTGGAGCTGCCGCCGCGCTGCCGGCTGCTGACGGTGGCGCGCGACGATGCGCTGGCGGCGCTGGATCAGACCGTGCTGCGCGCCGGCGACAGCGTCTCGGTGCTGGCGCCGGTGACGACCCTGCCGATGCTGTCGGCGCTGTTCCAGGCACCGGGCCGCGCGCCTACCTGGGAGCAGGCCTCGCATGATTTCCTGTTGTCGGGCGATGCGCTGCTGCGCGACGTCGCGGCACTGTACGGCACGCGCGCGCTGACCCCGGAAGAGGAGCCGCTGACGCTTGAGTCTGCCATGCAGCGGGCCTTCACCTCGCCGCCGGTGGAGGGCGACAGCGTCGCGATCGCCGGCCTGCCGCTGACGGTGACGCGCATGGAAGGCGCGCAGATCCTGCAGGTGGGGTTGCTGCTGCCGCGGCTGGACGGGGATTCGGGCGGGCGGCTATGGCCGCGCCGGCGCAAGGAAGGGGCAGAGCGGGGCGGGGAGGGCGCCGAGGCGGAGTAA
- a CDS encoding Bug family tripartite tricarboxylate transporter substrate binding protein, with amino-acid sequence MLKKLLAAALTAALLPAAAVAATNAYPTKPVRFVVPYPAGGPLDTVARAIGEKLRDSLGQPVVVENKPGAGGNLGADYVAKQPADGYTIVMGAVATHAINPTLFSKMPYDPVKDFAPITLVADVPNVLVMHPGKAADLHINNVRDLVAYARKNPGKLDYASGGNGSAGHLSGELFKSMAKVSMVHIPYNGAAPAQLSVLSGQTDLIFDNLASASANIKAGKLKAFAVTTASRAAAFPELPTIAEAGKGLGLEGFDISTWFGVFAPANTPREIVERLNHEIVAILKTDEMKARLARIGAQPAPTTPEQFAALIQRELKKYAQIVKVSGAKVD; translated from the coding sequence ATGCTGAAGAAACTGCTTGCCGCCGCGCTGACCGCGGCCCTGCTGCCCGCCGCCGCCGTGGCGGCCACCAATGCCTACCCGACCAAGCCGGTCCGCTTCGTGGTGCCCTACCCCGCCGGCGGCCCGCTCGACACCGTCGCGCGCGCCATCGGCGAGAAGCTGCGCGACAGCCTGGGCCAGCCGGTGGTGGTCGAGAACAAGCCCGGCGCGGGCGGCAACCTGGGCGCGGACTACGTCGCCAAGCAGCCGGCCGACGGCTACACCATCGTCATGGGCGCGGTGGCCACGCACGCCATCAACCCGACGCTGTTCAGCAAGATGCCGTACGACCCGGTCAAGGACTTCGCGCCGATCACGCTGGTGGCCGACGTCCCCAACGTGCTGGTGATGCACCCGGGCAAGGCCGCCGACCTGCATATCAACAATGTGCGCGACCTGGTCGCGTACGCGCGCAAGAATCCGGGCAAGCTGGATTACGCCTCGGGCGGCAACGGCAGCGCCGGCCACCTGTCGGGCGAGCTGTTCAAGAGCATGGCGAAGGTCAGCATGGTCCATATCCCGTACAACGGCGCCGCACCGGCGCAGCTGTCGGTGCTGTCGGGCCAGACCGACCTGATCTTCGACAACCTGGCTTCGGCCTCGGCCAATATCAAGGCGGGCAAGCTGAAGGCCTTTGCGGTCACCACCGCCAGCCGCGCCGCGGCCTTCCCGGAACTGCCGACCATCGCGGAAGCCGGCAAGGGGCTGGGCCTGGAAGGCTTCGACATCTCGACGTGGTTCGGCGTGTTCGCGCCGGCCAACACCCCGCGCGAGATCGTCGAGCGGCTTAACCATGAGATCGTGGCAATCCTGAAGACCGACGAGATGAAGGCACGCCTGGCCCGCATCGGCGCACAGCCGGCACCGACCACGCCCGAGCAGTTCGCGGCGCTGATCCAGCGCGAGCTGAAGAAATACGCGCAGATCGTGAAGGTATCCGGGGCGAAGGTGGATTGA
- a CDS encoding DUF2214 family protein, with amino-acid sequence MLTDAILSFLHFLAIFVLITLMAAEAVVLRPEITPAAVRRLSLYDLFYFLSAMVVLGTGLLRLFYGAKGADFYLHNPWFHAKVGVFVLIALCSLPPTFAIARWRKQARRLPDYVPPPSELKAARRWVMIEAHLVILLPLCAVMMARGIGAR; translated from the coding sequence ATGCTGACCGACGCCATACTGTCCTTCCTGCATTTCCTTGCGATCTTCGTCCTGATCACCCTGATGGCCGCCGAGGCCGTGGTGCTGCGCCCGGAAATCACGCCGGCCGCGGTGCGGCGCCTGTCGCTGTACGACCTGTTCTATTTCCTGTCGGCGATGGTGGTGCTGGGCACCGGCCTGCTGCGCCTGTTCTACGGCGCCAAGGGCGCCGACTTCTACCTGCACAACCCGTGGTTCCATGCCAAGGTGGGCGTGTTCGTGCTGATCGCGCTGTGCTCGCTGCCGCCGACCTTCGCCATCGCGCGCTGGCGCAAGCAGGCGCGCCGGCTGCCGGATTACGTGCCGCCGCCGTCCGAGTTGAAGGCCGCCCGCCGCTGGGTGATGATCGAAGCCCACCTGGTGATCCTGCTGCCGCTGTGCGCGGTCATGATGGCGCGGGGCATCGGCGCCAGATAA